TAACTTAACCACTGGAGAGAAAATCTCAGTGTAATCAATGCCTTCTTTTTGTTCAAAAATTTTTACAACACGCTTGCTATCATCATGTTCTTCTTTTAGTCGGTACATCCACTTGTTATGTAATACCTTTTTGTCTTGCGGAAGTTCTGTCAACTCCCACGTCTGGTTGGATGACATTGAATCCATCTCATCTTCCATGGCTAACTCCCACTTGGTTGAATCATCATTTTTCATTGCCTCTTAATAGGTTTCTAATTCACCTTTGTCTGTCCGCAAAATATAGTGAAGTTTAGGGGAGTATCTCTCACGTGGTCTAATTTTTCTCGAAGATCTTCTGAGTTTAATCACCGTGTGCAGTTGCTTCTTCATTTCCCTGGTTATTGCCTTTTGATTCATTCACAAGAATGTCTATCAATGAAACTTCATCACTTTTCTTGCCTTCGGGACATTCATCTCCAACTCCAATGCTTGACTTGTCCTTATACAATACTTGATCATTGAAGATTACCTCTCTGCTCCGAATGATCTTCTGATTTTGGTCATCCCAAAAACGATAACCAAACTCATTGTCACCATAATCAAAAAGGATTTTGGGTCAAGCTTTGTTCTGATAGTTGAGTCAATATGAACATAGGATAAACATCCAAAAACCTTCAAGAAAGAAAAGTTTACTTTTATCGCTCCATACCTCTTTGGGTATTCTACAGTCAAGCAGGACTGAAGGTCCTCTATTGATAAGATATATTGCAGTGTTAATAGTATCAACCCAGAATGATTTTGGTAATCCAGAGTGCATTTTCATGCTTCTAGCACGTTCTTGATCTGGTTCTGTGCACAATATTTCTTGAACTCGTCATCTTCATATTCACCACCATTATCAGACCGTAAGCACTTCACCTTCAAGTTGGTCTCATTCTCAACCATGGCTTTTGTTGCGTATTTTCACTACtacaagtgtacggtgtcaagttttagtactggcaTGAGTACATATATCGATCCAACGatgagtaattatttaaaattgtatattatgTACAAATAATTGATATagttcaactttatttagaaaaatcagtGAGATAGTTTATAATCAATTCAAGAAAATAACGAATCATGTAAATCTTAGCACGCAGTTGAAATTCAGTGATTAAATCAATCTAGAGTTATGATTTCGTCTAGTATCCCCTATGCCAAATTAAAATTGACTAACATACCATTAAATCTTGTCATGTTTATTAACCAAGAActaacaatttttttattccctttttcaagtgataaatagAACTGTATTATCTAGTATTGATTTAATAtatctattcaaaatcaagtaacaaataatatatgCAAACAAGGTTCGTTTTATGGATTCAccagagttatacgtcttttgcatgTTATAAACATCTGACAATGTGATTTCCCCAAtcctaatttcaatcccctctctcgagtgttagatcttaattatttgacgagtcgaattatggccagtaatccaAAAACATTAAAGGCAAGAGATCACAAATAAATACGATAGATtaattcaatgaaaattcaaaaatccGATAACATAGGTTCGACCAAGACTAcaccaatctctagaaaataaaatctGTTCATACTTGAATCTAGATTACAAAAAAATCTGcttgtaatcattaaaaacgtaaaagtaaagAACCGAATTAGAAACATGTCAAAGAGAGATGAAAGTGTGTCTCTGTTGTCCGGATTAAGCGTCTTCTTTCTCCGTTCTTCGCGTTCCGTCCTCTGTTGGCTATGACTTTTTTCGCCCTTTTAATCCTGCTGGGTCGGCCCTTTTAGAATAAATTTCCTCCTCCTTTTAAAGTCCACGACAAAACCTAATTAAATCTGAGATCTGTactacgcgcatatgcgcgatactcTGTATTTTGTTTGTGGGGAAATTTGtctcgcgcgcatatgcgcgcactagctccgtgcatatgcgcggggtcgtCTGCTTTCTTTCGTGCTTCAATGTGTCTCGCGTGCATATGTACACCTctgactcgcgcatatgtgcagGTCTCGCTGCCTGCCAAGCTCACCATTTTCTTCCAAGCGCCATTTTCATTCCGATTTACCCCCATGTAATACGCCTTACCCAGATTATTGAATTcacacaaaaaacaaaaaaaacgcataattctgcccaagaaaactaacaatctatacgaattataaggataatttaagtgcacaaattgcacttatcagctTTCCATCTTTTAAAGGTCTCATAAACATTAGatttattttttagaaaataaaccAAACTTTCTGGCTTGAATCGTCGATGAATGTGACATAGTATCTTGAGCCTCCAAGGGATGTCATAGGACTTGAATTAGCTCCAACATCCACGAATTAGCTCCAACATCCACGAATTCTAATGTATCTTTGCAACTGCAAGTCATATAAAGTGTTCTAGTTTTCTTTCCTCGAGCAACAATCATGAATCATTTGTTCAATTTCTAGGAACCATCACCAAAGGTCATACTATGGCCTTTGTCATCTAGGTGTCCCACCGCGATCATATTACGTGTCAATTTCGGTACATGCCTAACTTTGTTAATTTTCTAGACAGATCCATTTGACACCTTCATCCGGACATCACCCATACCAACTATTTCCAAAGTTTTTCCATTAGCCAGGAAAAATTTCCCGTAATTTCCAACGATGTAATTATCGAATACATCACGATATCCAGTTACATGAAACGAAGCTCCTGAGtccataatccaagaatcaattGGGCTTTCCATTGATAGTACTAGAGAATCATGCACCTCTTCAGTAACAACGTTTGCATTATTATTTGTTAATTTGCAATTCTTTTTCAAATTCCCAGTTTCACCACAGTTCCAACACTTCAAATTCTTTTCAAAGTTACTTTTgtcttttccatttcttgacTTGGACTACCATGCCATCAGTTAGAACTCTTCTTGCCATTCCTGCCCCTTCCTCTATTCTCGAGATTTAGAGTAGATCTCGATGATGTTCCTTCACTCGAATATATCTTGCAAACTTCTTCAGCAAGAAATTGATCTCTGATATCATTTAATTGTAGCTTTTTTTTCCAACAAAAATGCTAACAGCTCCTCCCATTGGTTCCCAACATTTGGTAAATATGCCAAAAGAAAAAGTACATgaatctcatcatcaaaattaatttcaaccGATGTTATCTGAGAAACTATCGTGTTGAACGCATTGATGTGTTTAAACTGAAGCACCTTCTCCCATTTTCAagtttaataattttttcatgAGATGTACTTTTTTATTTGCTGATGGTTTGTCGTACATGTCCAATAACATGGACATAACCTTTTCTGTGGTTTGTGCCTCCGCCAGATTATGTGTCACATTCTTCGTTAGGGTCAATTGTATCACACCTAACATCTGTTGGTCAAGTAGCTCCCAGTCATCATTCTCTGTCTTTTCTAGTTTTTTCTTGATAGAGGTTGATGCAACTTCTTACTATACGGATAATCTCTATCTGTAACCgccaaaacaaaaaatttgttCTATCGAAATTGTTGATTCCCGGTCCCGATCCATCATCTCCGGCCATCGCTTCTCTAACCTTAGAAAaaattcttttctgatgtggaagatcaaaCAAAGTTGCAACCATatagcatactcagaattctaAAAAATTTTACAACAAGGCACTGATACCAGTTTTTGGGATGATATAAATGAAGCGGTAAGCTAAATATTTATAGATGCAAACCATGATGTGAACTCATACAAGATTTTCCACAAAATACGACAGATTAATCAGTAATGATTTGCTGCATGTTTTGTTTGAAATTTTCTTCACCAACCATGTCATCCacctaactttttttttttgagtgtggattttttttttctgagtTAGAGAATATATTCTCGGTTTACTCTGGGTTGAGATTGtgagatataaatttttttgtataaatttgtaatattttctccCTTTGATAAAGATTTCCAGCAGCTTCGTGGACATGACCTATATTTGGTTGATAGGTTCATAATAGTTGCATTTTTTGTTGTCATATCTCTCGTTGTTATCACTTCCAACGTgcttaattgacacattttttgtgtgattttattGTAGGAAGAAGTTTTCTGTTCTCGCGATAAATCTAGGCTAAAAAGGGCGATTTTACATCACAATTAAAGTTGCCGATATGATCTTAGTGCAAGAAGTGGAGCAGAAAAAATTCAGAAGACGTTTCTggacaaggcgtgatcacgccttgtgaCAATTCCTTGGCTGCCTAGTGAGATGAGAAATTTTAATATCAAAGAATAAAAAGAATATAGAgtttttccataaaaaaaacTCTATTCTTAGTAGATAGATTTTATAtttagatttgttgggattatatacttttattttttgacCCAAAAATCAAGAGTAATTCTTTTTTCCTTTCCAACCTACTTCATCGAGAAAAGAGGCGGCACAAACAATTATCCAATCACCAATCAACACTATTCACAAGAGAAGAAGAAAATAGGCttagtgataggatcgattaggggggtAATCATTGAGCtaaaatagctcggttcttgaaatattgaacaccgatgaattaaatcgagtttggtgttcaaaccaagcggaaaatactcgaaataatccttcgtagaaatcgaataaatattttgtaaaccatttaaaatatatgcacgttgaatgagttaaaatattcagttgaagcattttatcaaacacttgttgtacaatattttggtatttgaagaacacataaaatgcttcaacaatgcatctttaaaactataaaATGATAAGTTAATGCAATAaagaaatagacacgaatttgtttatggatgttcggagatttcaaatactcctacgtcaccccttcttccccttgggaaggatccactagaagactttgatttatacaactcattgtacaaacccattcagctaggacttacccactgcctaaaactgaactcctagcactcaagattgtaggcagcaccttacaatcagcatattgtttaatgtctcatatgcaaagactacaaacacaatgttttacgtctttgtgtaaagactcactcaactaaacttttcagctcaaactctctgtatatgtgtgagtgattgtgtgtgaggaatttatcagttacagtgtacatctcaaatgtttcctcacacaagggcttgtgctctcaactagctgatatattcatgctaagtgcccatgctttgaatccacttccaaagctcttgtttgatcttcaagatgttgtatttataagccccaacaatgatatatacgttagacacaagaatatgaccgttggaaagtttctgtactgtttcgggaagtgcaacggtcaaattcagcttactGGGCATTtttccgactggtcaactctggtcaactggtcaactctggtcaactcaactggtctttCAGTtagtctggttcagttggtcagttcagctggttcagttcagtttcagcagctggttcagttcagcaggtctggttcagttgagttttcagcaggtgtgctgaaatcagcccagctgatttcagtttgtgcagaaccagtagcttcatcgccatttagcagcatcttaagcttcgattcagactttgacttctattaatgatttgtagatctttgtcttgtctttccaacgcatactgaatcgcttcgtttcgataactgagctgagagatatgaccaaaataccgtagctgctcaaacccaactgattgctgttttcgtgcagtcagttcgtcacttcagcgatcagttagcccttgataacattcgattttgcccaactgacgtgaaatacgacttgttccaaattgagttttctgatcagtccaattggcggattgtcgtttggatcatccagctgagagatatcatcaaaatactgaagcttgccagaaattcagtttgtgcagaattcagtttcagcttgcttcttgtgtttgcaacttcacacttgagtaaatatgttagaaacacaataacaagttttgtcaacatcaaaatcaagattacgaacatgaaatgttccaacactcAGGCTTCCAGAATTTCTTTTCAACAAAATAGTTTGCCCTTTTCTTTAtgacttattatttattttttatggatcTTATATATCAAACTATGTGTGGCTAATTTTCTAGGCTGATTCAAGGGATAATCTACTATTtaattttatcactgtgaggttttttgcactttaatttattattcttgtttgcccaaatattcgatgatttatgatttaattatatgaatgttatacgtcaattaatctgacaatttaatttgatgtaTGATTTTCTAATGCTAACCATcaattcagtgatccgtaattgtcatgaacgattggtacgTGAGTAGCAATAGGTTagatgtgttgtgctatcataacatgtgtaatttaaataaatcgacGAAACTAGATCTtccaattgcagctatctcggttgttaaattttaggattaactgtttttaCAAAACTAAAATGCTGTCTTTAATTAttatggaacgctatcgtgcccagttgattattggtaagttttgactggatgctgggtttggtcaattaatttaggaaaacgcaagaattttagcggctatccctattattctaaggttaattgtttggaataacatgaataaatgatcggttaaccgatgaacagtgagataattaaatagtGGAATCCCCTTGAATCAGTATCTTTctcatattaaatttttttactttATTCTAGTTGATTAATTGTcatttaaatttattgttttcttttcgtCGATAAATTTagttaattagtttatttaattcatAAACAGATCCCCCCTCTTTTATTTTTACtatcaaaagaaataaatctaccgttccctgtggattcgacctTACTCACCATTACACTCGTTTTTAGTTAAAAGAGtaggaattaatttggtggtTAACGACAACACATCAAATTTTGGCGCCGTTACCGGGGATCGGTGTAAGGTTATTTTCTTTtgattattttctattttttatgcCTCGTTCTTCTCGTACAGGTGAACTTGAATGCAATCCAGAAATCGAGAAGACAGCTAAGAGATTGAGAAAAGAAGCAAGATTAAGACGTGAAAAGCAATCGTCATCATCATCTCCTTATTTGGACGTATCATTGGACTCAGACGATACAAAAAAAGAATCTGACAttgatcttgagattgaaaGAAGTGAAAGTGACCAAGAAGAAATGGCAGGACAAGCTCAAAGAACACTCAGGGAGTTAGCTAATCCtaatgttattcaacaaccatTATGCATTCAATTCCCTACTTCTGATGCTACTTTTGAATTAAAATCTGGCTTGATTCATTTATTGCCTACTTTTTGTGGTCTTGCAGGTGAAGATCCCCATAAACatctgaaagagtttcatattgTTTGCACAGCCATGAAACCGCAAGGGATCACAGAGGAACAAATTTCACTGCGAACTTTTCCATTCTCTCTAGCCGACAAGGCTAAAGATTGATTCTACTATTTACCTTCTGGGTCCATAACAACTTGGGACAATATGAAACAACAGTTTTTGGAGAAGTTCTTCCCCGCTTCACGAGCagcaaatattagaaaagacaTTTGTGGGATTAGAAAACCGCATGAGGAAACTTTGTATGAATATTGGGAGAGATTCAAGCAGTTGTGTGCCAGTTGTCCACAACACCAGATTCCAAAACAGCTACTAGTGCAATATTTTTATGAGGGACTTCCGCTCTTTGATAGGACATGATTGATACTGCAAGTGGTGGTGCATTGGTGAACAAAACGCCTCAAGAGGCACGAGCTCTAATCTCCAACATGGCTGCCAATGCACAACAGTTCAGTACTAGGCAAGACAACCCTCCACGACAAGTCAATGAGGTAAGTGTTACTCCTATCGAccaaaaattagattctttgaCCTCTCTTTTGGAAAAGTTGGTTGCAGGACAAGTGCAACAGGTAAAAACTTGTGGTGTATGTGCTATGGTGGGACATCCTACAGATATGTGTTCGTCACTACAAGAGGAACCCACACAACAAGCCAATGCAATTGGTGGATTTCCTGGGCAGCCCCAGCGTCGATATGATCCATTTTCTAATAGCTACAATCCAGGATGGAGGGATCACCCAAATTTCAGCTATAAGAATCAAGGAGGCCAACAAGGATATCCACAGCAAAATTGGAACAAACAACACGCACCCGAACAAACATCCACCTCAAGTATGTCTTTAGACGAAATTGTAAAGGCCTTAGCTGAAAATACTCAAAAATTTCAACAGGAAACGAGGGCCAGCATTCAAAATCTAGGAACCCAGATCACGCAGATCGCTACATCATTCAGCAAGTTGGAAGCCCAGAATTCTGGAAAATTACCGTCGCAAACAGTGGTTAATCCAAAAGAAAATGCAAGTGCCATGGTATTAAGGAGTGGAAAGGAGATCGACCAAAAGAACACTTCACCAACAAAAGTTACTGAAGAAAAAAGCACAAATGAAGAGATCAAAGGAGAATCTGAAAAAGAACCAAAGGTAAATTCTAAGCCTTTATCATCTACTATTTCGAATGCGGTTGTTCCTCCATTTCCTTCCAGGTTGGAAAAGTCCAAGAAAATGGATTACGAGAAAGAAGTGTTGGAAACCTTTAGAAAGGTGGAGATCAATATTCCTCTTATAGATGCCATCAAACAAATTCCAAGGtatgctaaatttttaaaagatttgtgCACTAACAAGAGGAGGTTTAAAAGTGATGAAAAAGTAAGCGTGGGGGAAAGTGTATCTGCGGTTATTAAGAAGTCACTGCCAAACAAATGCAAGGCAGGTATGTTTACAATGCCTTGTGTTATTGGAAATCTGAAAATTGAGCGTGCTATGCTAGATTTAGGCGCATCCATTAATGTCATGCCCTATTCAATATACCGTGCTCTGAACTTGGGTCCTTTAAAGGAAACTAGAGTGGTGATTCAATTAGCTGACCGATCTAATGCTTACCCTGAAGGAGTTgtggaggatgttctggtaCAGGTTAAAGAATTGATATTTCCTGCGGATTTCTACATATTGCGAATGGAAGAAGACTCCACTGCGATTTCAGCTCCGATTATATTGGGGAGACCTTTCATGAAAACTGCTAGAACCAAGATTGATGTGGAAGAGGGTACTCTTTCCGTCGAATTCGACGGGGAGATTGTgaaatttagtatttttgaTGCTATGAAATACCCAAATGAAAACCACTCTATATGTTCGATTGATATTGTTGATTCAATTGTGCAAGAATGTTTTGAGGAGACATATGagattgacaattttcacatGCAGGCACAGTTGGAGGTGGAAGGAGAGATAGCTGAAGCTTGGGAAATTTCCGAAACTGATGAGGACTCACAAACTGTGGTTCCAAGTTTAGAAACCGAAATATTAATCCCTCACAAGAAATTGCTACCATCTGTTTTGCAGGCACCCAAATTGGAATCGAAAGATTTGCCAAATCATTTGAAGTATATCTATTTGGGAGACAATGAAACTTTGCCTGTGATCATCTCGAAGAGGTTAACTGAATAGCAAGAAGAGAGATTAACCACAATTCTCAGAGAACATAAGACCGCAATTGGTTGGACATTGGCGGACATCAAAGGCATAAACCCTTCCATCTGCATGCATAGAATCCGTTTAGAGGATGATGCCAAATCGGTAAGAGAATTCCAAAGAAAACTGAATCCGATAATGAAAGAAGTGGTAATGAAAGAGATTCTCAAGCTTTTAGATGAAGGCATAATCTATCCAATTTCGGATAGTAAATGGGTGAGTCCGATCCATGTCGTACCAAAGAAAACAGGTTATTACCAGATAGTCATTGCTCaggaggatcaggagaagacaACTTTTACATGCTGGAACATTTGCCTACAGACGTATGCCTTTTGGACTTTGTAATACTCCAGGTACGTTTCAAAGGTGCATGCTTAGTATTTTTTCAGAGTATATTGAGAACTGTATTGAGgtatttatggatgatttcaCTCTCTATGGGGATTCATTTGACAATTTTTTGAGTCGCTTGTCCAAGATTTTGAAAAGGTGCATGGAAACCAATCTGGTTTTGAATTATgaaaagtgtcattttatggtgaCCGAAGGCATTGTATTAGGACATGTGGTTTCCTCTAGGGGTATTAAGGTTGATAAAGCAAAGGTTGATTTAATCACAAATTTACCCTACCCCACTAACGTTAAGGGAATTCGAGGTTTTCTTGGACATGCAGGTTTTTACCGCAGGTTTATTAAGGATTTCTCAAAGATAGCTCTACCGATGTCCAAGTTGCTCCAAAAAGATGTACCTTTCGAGTTTGGAGAAGATTGCAAGGAGGCTTTTAACAAGCTAAAAAACATGTTGACCATAGCGCCTATTATCCAACCACCTGACTGGAATTTGCCCTTTGAAATCATGTGTGATGCGAGTAATTATGCTGTGGGGACTGTTCTAGGCCAGAAAGTTGATAAGAAGAGTCATGTCATATACTATGCCTCAAGAACATTGGACTCTGCGCTGTGCAATTACACCACTACAGAAAAGGAGCTTTTAGCAATTGTTTTTGCTTTAGAAAAATTTCGATCATATTTGCTAGGCTCTAAAGTAACTGTGTTTTCTGACCATGTagctttgaaatatctgttgaCAAAAAAAGAGTCAAAACCGAGGTTGATAAGGTGGATACTCTTACTCCAAGAATTCGACATCGAGATCAAGGATCGGAAAGGAATTGAGAATCCAGTAGCTGATCATCTGAGTAGGTTGGTGAACGAAGATAATGTTTTGCCTGTTTCCGAATTTTTTCCTGATGAGCAGTTATTTCAAGTGAAAGGTATGAATCCCTGGTATGCAGACATAGTTAATTACTTGGTTACCGGAATTTTACCTAATGATCTTAGCAAGTCTCGTAAAGTGAAAATTCGTTGTGAGACAAAGTATTATGTGTGGGACGAACCTCATTTATGGAAATTTTGTGCTGATCAAGTTATTAGGAGGTGTGTACCTGAAATTGAACATAAGTCAATCTTGACTTTCTGTCATAATTATGCATGTGGTGGCCATTTTGGACCGAAACGGACTACTAGGAAAACTTTGGAT
This region of Primulina eburnea isolate SZY01 chromosome 14, ASM2296580v1, whole genome shotgun sequence genomic DNA includes:
- the LOC140811241 gene encoding uncharacterized protein; its protein translation is MIDTASGGALVNKTPQEARALISNMAANAQQFSTRQDNPPRQVNEVSVTPIDQKLDSLTSLLEKLVAGQVQQVKTCGVCAMVGHPTDMCSSLQEEPTQQANAIGGFPGQPQRRYDPFSNSYNPGWRDHPNFSYKNQGGQQGYPQQNWNKQHAPEQTSTSSMSLDEIVKALAENTQKFQQETRASIQNLGTQITQIATSFSKLEAQNSGKLPSQTVVNPKENASAMVLRSGKEIDQKNTSPTKVTEEKSTNEEIKGESEKEPKVNSKPLSSTISNAVVPPFPSRLEKSKKMDYEKEVLETFRKVEINIPLIDAIKQIPRYAKFLKDLCTNKRRFKSDEKVSVGESVSAVIKKSLPNKCKAGMFTMPCVIGNLKIERAMLDLGASINVMPYSIYRALNLGPLKETRVVIQLADRSNAYPEGVVEDVLVQVKELIFPADFYILRMEEDSTAISAPIILGRPFMKTARTKIDVEEGTLSVEFDGEIVKFSIFDAMKYPNENHSICSIDIVDSIVQECFEETYEIDNFHMQAQLEVEGEIAEAWEISETDEDSQTVVPSLETEILIPHKKLLPSVLQAPKLESKDLPNHLKYIYLGDNETLPVIISKRLTE